In Halobaculum rubrum, the following are encoded in one genomic region:
- a CDS encoding NADH-quinone oxidoreductase subunit A, producing the protein MNAWIAIGALAVMGVGIPLAMMTVSALLRPSVPEQGKSATYESGEIPTGSATGIQFNIQYYMVALLFVVFDIETVLIFPWAVIYGPALEAGVGLTTVLLPMLIFIGILVVGLVWAWRQGAVKWVSSPRAARQKTERS; encoded by the coding sequence ATGAATGCATGGATAGCGATCGGCGCGTTGGCGGTGATGGGCGTGGGCATCCCCCTTGCGATGATGACGGTGTCCGCACTCCTCCGCCCCAGCGTGCCGGAACAGGGCAAGAGCGCCACCTACGAGTCCGGTGAGATCCCGACGGGGTCGGCGACGGGCATCCAGTTCAACATCCAGTACTACATGGTTGCGCTGCTGTTCGTCGTGTTCGACATCGAGACCGTTCTGATCTTCCCGTGGGCCGTCATCTACGGGCCCGCGCTGGAGGCGGGCGTCGGGTTGACGACGGTGCTGCTTCCGATGCTGATCTTCATCGGGATACTGGTCGTCGGACTCGTGTGGGCGTGGCGACAGGGCGCCGTGAAGTGGGTTTCCAGCCCGCGTGCGGCGAGACAGAAGACGGAGCGTTCCTGA